In Anaerobacillus isosaccharinicus, one genomic interval encodes:
- a CDS encoding glycoside hydrolase family 31 protein yields MQDTSFAIHPGTKKELIGENFKDIGTLLSFTIKEDVVSFITENSFVSLVFYNDYTVRVTMNQKQQPSLSSSFAVISNRAGITPEISDHDHEVVIKSKELLVKVTKAPFRIAIYDKSGKAVVTESKKGMAFNENGEVICFKNMEDNDHFYGFGEKTGFLDKRGEKMEMWNTDVYAPHNPETDALYQSIPFFITLREGRSHGIFFDNTWKTHFDLKSELDTYSFKAEGGQLDYYVFSGPTLKEVLGQYTKLTGTMPIPPKWALGYHQSRYSYETEEEVRQLVNDFLQKKIPVDAIYLDIHYMNGYRVFTFDQDRFPTPKALIDDLNKAGIKIVPIVDPGVKEDPEYPIYQEGVRENHFCKYLEGNIYFGDVWPGNSAFPDFTSTKVRKWWGEKHKFYADLGIHGIWNDMNEPAIFNDTKTMDVKVMHDNDGEPRTHRELHNVYGFLMGEATYEGMKQQLNGKRAFLLTRAGYAGVQRYASVWTGDNRSFWEHLQLALPMCMNLGMSGVAFCGPDVGGFAHDTSGELLVRWTQFGTFTPYFRNHSAINTVRQEPWSFGDEVEKLTKKYIEQRYVWLPHLYTLFREANQTGVPVMRPLVLEFPTDENTFNLSDQFMIGDRVIVAPVLTPTTKHRVVYLPEGNWINYWTDERLAGNKHHLVEAPLNILLIFIKEGSIIPHGTVKQSTATPETEMTYHIYLRETGTASYRLYEDDGQTFGYENGETFEQEITAEKNIDSITISLKESNGSYDPTWSKETFVLHDCREDIEIIINGEEIEKTSRNFDNSSKAITVTIER; encoded by the coding sequence ATGCAAGATACAAGCTTTGCTATTCACCCAGGTACAAAAAAAGAATTAATTGGAGAAAACTTTAAAGATATAGGTACATTACTGTCTTTTACCATAAAAGAGGATGTCGTTTCTTTCATTACTGAAAACAGCTTTGTTAGTTTAGTTTTTTATAATGATTACACTGTAAGGGTAACAATGAATCAAAAACAACAACCTTCTTTATCTTCAAGCTTTGCAGTCATTAGTAACCGAGCAGGTATAACTCCAGAGATAAGTGATCATGACCATGAAGTTGTAATTAAGAGCAAAGAACTTCTTGTGAAGGTGACAAAAGCACCATTTCGTATTGCAATTTATGATAAAAGTGGAAAGGCAGTTGTTACGGAAAGTAAAAAAGGGATGGCTTTTAATGAAAATGGTGAAGTCATTTGCTTTAAGAATATGGAAGACAATGATCACTTCTATGGATTCGGAGAAAAAACTGGTTTTCTTGATAAACGAGGCGAGAAAATGGAAATGTGGAACACTGATGTTTATGCTCCACATAACCCTGAGACAGACGCCCTCTATCAATCAATTCCATTTTTTATTACGTTAAGAGAAGGGCGGTCCCATGGAATTTTCTTTGATAATACGTGGAAGACTCATTTTGATTTAAAATCAGAACTAGATACGTATTCATTTAAAGCTGAAGGGGGCCAACTAGATTATTATGTGTTTTCTGGGCCAACTTTAAAAGAAGTATTAGGACAATATACAAAGCTTACTGGCACAATGCCAATCCCGCCAAAGTGGGCACTAGGATATCACCAATCCCGCTATAGCTATGAAACTGAAGAAGAAGTTAGGCAGCTTGTAAATGATTTTCTTCAAAAGAAAATCCCTGTCGATGCAATCTACTTAGATATTCATTATATGAATGGGTACCGCGTATTTACGTTTGACCAAGATCGCTTCCCAACACCGAAAGCATTAATTGATGATTTGAATAAAGCTGGAATAAAAATTGTTCCGATCGTTGATCCAGGTGTAAAAGAAGATCCAGAATATCCTATTTATCAAGAAGGAGTCCGTGAAAATCATTTTTGTAAGTATCTAGAGGGGAATATATATTTTGGTGATGTATGGCCAGGCAATAGTGCGTTCCCAGACTTTACAAGTACAAAGGTACGTAAATGGTGGGGGGAAAAGCATAAGTTTTATGCGGATTTAGGAATCCATGGTATCTGGAATGACATGAATGAGCCAGCTATCTTCAATGACACTAAAACAATGGATGTCAAAGTGATGCACGATAACGATGGAGAGCCGAGAACACATCGCGAGCTTCATAATGTATATGGCTTTTTAATGGGTGAGGCAACCTATGAAGGAATGAAACAGCAATTAAATGGAAAGCGAGCTTTTCTTTTAACAAGGGCTGGATATGCTGGAGTTCAGCGGTACGCTTCTGTTTGGACTGGAGATAATCGCAGTTTTTGGGAGCACTTACAATTGGCTTTGCCAATGTGTATGAACTTAGGGATGTCAGGAGTTGCCTTTTGTGGACCAGATGTTGGTGGTTTTGCTCACGATACATCAGGAGAGTTACTAGTACGATGGACACAGTTTGGTACATTTACTCCATATTTCCGTAATCATAGCGCAATTAATACAGTTCGCCAAGAACCATGGTCATTTGGTGATGAGGTAGAGAAGCTAACGAAAAAATATATTGAACAACGATATGTGTGGTTACCCCATCTTTACACGTTATTCCGTGAAGCTAACCAAACGGGTGTACCAGTCATGAGACCACTTGTTTTAGAATTCCCAACAGATGAGAATACGTTTAATTTATCTGATCAATTTATGATTGGTGACAGAGTTATTGTTGCACCAGTTTTAACTCCTACGACAAAACATCGGGTAGTCTATTTACCTGAAGGTAATTGGATTAATTACTGGACAGATGAGCGACTCGCTGGAAATAAGCATCATTTAGTCGAAGCTCCGTTAAATATTTTACTGATCTTTATTAAAGAAGGATCAATTATACCCCATGGTACAGTGAAACAATCGACAGCTACTCCAGAGACTGAGATGACGTACCATATTTACTTAAGGGAAACAGGAACAGCTTCTTACAGACTATATGAAGATGATGGTCAAACATTCGGTTATGAAAATGGGGAAACATTTGAGCAAGAAATTACTGCTGAAAAAAATATAGATTCAATCACCATTTCATTAAAAGAATCAAACGGAAGCTATGATCCAACTTGGAGTAAAGAAACGTTTGTATTACATGATTGCAGAGAAGATATCGAAATTATTATTAATGGTGAAGAAATTGAAAAAACATCGCGTAATTTCGATAATTCATCAAAAGCAATAACAGTTACCATTGAAAGGTAA
- a CDS encoding LacI family DNA-binding transcriptional regulator codes for MAVTIKDVAKLANVAPSTVSRVIANSPRISQKTKDKVREAMEKLGYHPNFNARSLANKSTNTIGIVMPSSANKAFQNPFFPEVMRGISSKAHQEGFGLYLSTGQTEDEIFEEVVHMVQGGRVDGIILLYSRINDRIMPYLQLQNFPFVLIGRPYGDDFQGITYVNNDNFKAAKTVTEYLILLGHQHIAFVGGELDFVVTVDHKKGYELALQNANIPIRDEYVVFHQELQEGGQDAIIELMSLSQPPTALVVSDDIMTFGVMRMLSEMAIRVPEDISIISFNNVLISELSSPPMTTVDINIFGLGFEATNLVIERIKQPSMEPKNVIIPHKLVKRQTCKKVIYQNN; via the coding sequence ATGGCGGTAACAATTAAGGATGTTGCAAAGTTAGCAAATGTTGCGCCTTCCACCGTGTCTCGAGTGATTGCTAATAGTCCGAGAATTAGTCAAAAAACAAAAGATAAAGTACGGGAGGCAATGGAGAAGCTAGGCTACCATCCTAATTTTAATGCAAGAAGCTTAGCAAATAAAAGTACAAATACAATTGGAATTGTCATGCCTAGCTCGGCCAATAAGGCATTTCAAAATCCTTTTTTTCCTGAAGTTATGCGAGGGATTAGTTCAAAAGCACATCAGGAAGGGTTTGGCCTATATTTATCAACGGGGCAAACAGAAGATGAAATTTTTGAAGAAGTTGTTCATATGGTTCAAGGTGGGAGAGTAGATGGAATTATTCTTCTCTATTCTCGAATAAATGACCGAATTATGCCGTATTTACAATTACAAAATTTTCCTTTCGTTCTAATTGGACGCCCATATGGTGACGATTTTCAAGGTATCACATATGTCAATAATGATAATTTTAAAGCAGCAAAAACAGTGACCGAATATTTAATTTTACTTGGTCATCAACATATTGCTTTTGTCGGTGGTGAGCTTGATTTCGTTGTTACCGTAGACCATAAAAAAGGATATGAGCTTGCATTACAAAATGCAAATATCCCAATTAGAGATGAGTATGTTGTTTTTCATCAAGAACTACAGGAAGGTGGACAAGATGCGATTATTGAGCTCATGAGCTTATCGCAACCACCAACAGCTCTAGTTGTTTCAGATGATATTATGACATTTGGCGTGATGAGAATGTTGAGCGAAATGGCGATTAGAGTTCCAGAAGATATCTCAATTATTAGTTTTAACAATGTGTTAATTTCAGAGCTATCTTCACCACCAATGACTACCGTCGATATTAACATTTTTGGCTTAGGGTTTGAGGCAACAAATTTAGTTATTGAGAGAATTAAACAACCTTCAATGGAGCCTAAAAATGTCATTATTCCACATAAGTTAGTGAAGCGACAGACCTGTAAAAAAGTGATCTATCAAAATAATTAA